From the Oryzias latipes chromosome 22, ASM223467v1 genome, one window contains:
- the LOC101159396 gene encoding kelch-like ECH-associated protein 1 → MMNCPIRKKRPTCDSDFSAIVVPSMHGSGYLDYTVENHALRSLMVMDEFRKHGMLCDVLLHVTYKERVVDFKVHRVVLASCSPYFRAMFTRGFKECSASEVTLCDVCPEVVGRLIDFAYTARITVGEKCVLHVLLSAMRFQMEDVAKACCDFLIKHLEPANVIGISRFAEEIGCTELQQHCREYVNTHFSEVTKADEFFSLSHCQLLELISQDSLKVLCESEVYKACTDWVRADMESRAQYLHALLNAVHIYALPPKFLKKQLVSCPILSKANSCKDFLAKIFQDITLRKLTPAPIRGTQLIYVAGGYQHTQNSLASMVAFDPRRNNWLKLADMETPCSGLGACALFGLMYTVGGKNLSLQNNTESNSLCCYNPMTNQWSQRAPMNMPRNRVGVAVVDGCIYAVGGSQGSVQYNTVERWDPDSNRWSFISPMSVARLGAGVAACGGALYVAGGYDGHNRWNTVEKYQLDTNTWHPLAPMNTIRSGLGLACLNSSLYAIGGYDGQSQLCTVECYSMARNIWEPRASMHHCRSAHGVTVHQGRIYVLGGYNQHGFLSSVECYCPETNTWMYITDMPEGRSGMGVTVTMEPCPGRLLELEEEEDAEVM, encoded by the exons ATGATGAATTGCCCAATAAGGAAAAAACGTCCAACTTGTGACTCAGACTTTTCAGCCATCGTGGTTCCCTCCATGCACGGGTCAGGATACCTCGACTACACGGTGGAGAACCACGCTCTCAGGTCCCTGATGGTCATGGATGAGTTCCGAAAGCATGGCATGCTATGTGATGTGTTGCTGCATGTCACATACAAGGAGAGGGTGGTAGACTTCAAG GTGCACAGGGTGGTGCTGGCCTCCTGCAGCCCGTACTTCAGAGCCATGTTCACCAGAGGCTTCAAAGAGTGCAGCGCTTCCGAGGTCACCCTGTGCGACGTGTGCCCCGAGGTGGTGGGACGGCTGATTGACTTTGCCTACACGGCTCGTATAACGGTGGGGGAGAAGTGTGTGCTGCACGTCCTTCTGTCTGCCATGAG GTTTCAGATGGAGGACGTGGCCAAAGCATGCTGCGATTTCCTCATTAAGCACCTGGAGCCGGCTAATGTCATCGGCATATCGCGCTTCGCGGAAGAGATTGGGTGCACAGAGCTGCAACAGCACTGCAGAGAGTACGTCAACACACACTTTAGTGAG GTGACAAAAGCGGATGAGTTCTTCAGTCTCTCCCACTGCCAGCTGCTGGAGCTCATCAGTCAGGACAGTCTCAAGGTTCTCTGCGAGTCTGAG GTGTACAAAGCCTGCACAGACTGGGTCCGCGCGGACATGGAGAGCAGGGCTCAGTATCTCCACGCCCTCCTGAACGCGGTCCACATCTACGCACTGCCTCCGAAATTCCTGAAAAAGCAGCTCGTCTCCTGCCCCATCCTCAGCAAG GCCAATTCCTGCAAGGACTTCCTGGCCAAAATCTTCCAGGATATTACGCTGAGGAAGCTCACCCCGGCCCCGATCCGTGGAACCCAGCTCATCTACGTGGCCGGCGG GTACCAGCATACGCAGAATTCTCTGGCCTCCATGGTTGCTTTTGACCCCAGGAGAAACAATTGGCTGAAACTGGCCGACATGGAAACTCCCTGCAGTGGTCTGGGAGCTTGTGCTCTGTTTGGACTCATGTACACT GTGGGGGGCAAAAACCTGTCGCTTCAGAATAACACAGAGTCCAACTCGTTATGCTGCTACAACCCCATGACCAACCAGTGGAGCCAGCGAGCCCCCATGAACATGCCCAGGAACCGAGTGGGGGTGGCAGTGGTGGACGGGTGCATCTATGCAGTGGGGGGCTCCCAGGGTTCTGTGCAATACAACACAGTGGAGAG GTGGGATCCAGACTCCAACCGCTGGTCGTTCATCAGCCCCATGTCGGTGGCTCGCCTGGGCGCTGGCGTGGCTGCGTGTGGGGGAGCTCTGTACGTGGCGGGGGGTTATGATGGCCACAACCGGTGGAACACAGTTGAGAAATACCAGCTTGACACAAACACCTGGCACCCGCTGGCTCCCATGAACACTATCCGCAGCGGGCTGG GTTTGGCATGTTTAAACTCCTCCCTGTACGCCATCGGAGGCTACGACGGGCAGAGCCAGCTGTGCACAGTGGAATGTTACAGCATGGCCAGGAACATCTGGGAGCCCAGAGCCTCCATGCATCACTGCCGCAGCGCACATGGAGTCACCGTCCACCAGGGCCGCATCTACGTCCTCG